In Alteracholeplasma palmae J233, a single genomic region encodes these proteins:
- a CDS encoding HNH endonuclease signature motif containing protein has translation MQQGKYKCARCGGLAVDVHHKITLTESNVNDSNVSMNLDNLECVCRNCHNKETHSTKIKYTFNEDGVPIEK, from the coding sequence ATGCAACAAGGAAAATATAAGTGTGCTAGGTGTGGTGGTTTAGCAGTTGATGTGCATCATAAAATCACGCTGACAGAATCAAATGTTAATGATTCTAATGTTTCAATGAATTTAGATAATCTTGAATGTGTGTGTAGGAATTGTCATAATAAGGAAACACACTCAACTAAAATAAAGTATACATTCAATGAAGATGGAGTTCCTATTGAAAAATAG
- a CDS encoding integrase core domain-containing protein has protein sequence MSSHSNKGNPYDNALIESFFKTFKREVLPKRHFKTKAIARMEILNYLEVYYNKKRHHSSLGYMTPLQFELSNS, from the coding sequence ATATCAAGTCATAGTAATAAAGGAAACCCATATGACAACGCACTAATAGAATCGTTTTTTAAAACATTTAAGAGAGAAGTTTTACCTAAAAGACATTTTAAAACTAAGGCTATAGCTAGGATGGAAATACTCAATTACTTAGAAGTTTATTACAACAAAAAAAGGCATCATTCATCTCTAGGATATATGACGCCGTTACAATTTGAATTATCTAATTCTTGA
- a CDS encoding ATP-binding protein, with amino-acid sequence MKNESKNLEWKQTLTKEVKHEIVSFLNSSSGVIEIGIDNDGKAFGVPLELKDEFEQTISNWIREGIYPDSKGLINFYYDKRNVLRIEISEGNNKPYYLVGKGPISEGVFIRIGSTTRKATKEEISEFYRKHNDGHFETEGAPNQDLHFTQFSAISDRQDFVPKMNALGFYTKDNKYTKLAELLSDENPYIVKFAVYKDNTRVEFKVKKEFAGSYLRIIDNVLDYAEIYNDTSAKIVDYQPQRVELKSYPAPSIRETLLNALCHCDFSFRSNIKIEFFNDRLEVTSPGNIYGGYTLEDVLSGKQSMRNPNLVNILDKMDFIENYATGLERIMEAYKPYKITPKFEVSGNFFRVILPNMNYSLGNMIEEKPTNMSPNVTKSNQTLSNVQNKIIEQIRKDSNITVSELSEIIGKERRTILRNIKKLKEQGLLDRKDDEYSGSWILK; translated from the coding sequence ATGAAAAACGAAAGTAAAAATTTAGAGTGGAAACAAACCTTAACAAAAGAAGTGAAACATGAGATTGTTTCATTTTTAAATAGTTCTAGTGGCGTTATTGAAATTGGTATAGACAATGATGGTAAAGCTTTTGGTGTGCCTTTAGAATTGAAAGATGAGTTTGAACAAACTATAAGCAATTGGATTCGTGAAGGTATTTATCCTGATTCAAAAGGACTCATCAACTTTTATTATGATAAAAGAAATGTGCTAAGAATCGAAATTAGTGAAGGTAATAATAAACCATATTATTTAGTGGGTAAGGGTCCAATCAGTGAAGGAGTATTTATACGAATTGGATCAACCACAAGAAAAGCAACAAAGGAAGAAATATCTGAATTCTACCGAAAGCATAATGATGGCCATTTTGAAACTGAAGGAGCCCCAAACCAAGATTTGCACTTTACGCAATTTTCAGCTATCAGCGACAGACAAGATTTTGTGCCAAAAATGAATGCTTTGGGGTTTTATACAAAAGATAATAAGTATACAAAACTAGCTGAGTTGCTAAGTGATGAAAATCCATATATTGTTAAGTTTGCTGTATACAAAGATAATACGAGGGTTGAGTTTAAGGTTAAGAAGGAGTTTGCTGGTTCATATTTACGAATTATTGATAATGTGTTGGATTATGCAGAAATATATAATGATACAAGTGCGAAAATTGTGGATTATCAACCGCAACGAGTAGAATTAAAATCATATCCTGCACCATCAATTAGAGAGACATTATTAAATGCACTTTGTCATTGCGATTTTTCATTTAGATCAAATATTAAAATAGAATTCTTTAATGATAGATTAGAGGTTACTTCACCAGGTAATATATATGGCGGTTATACACTAGAAGATGTTTTGTCCGGAAAACAATCAATGCGAAATCCTAATTTAGTTAACATTCTTGATAAAATGGATTTTATTGAAAATTATGCGACCGGTTTAGAAAGAATTATGGAAGCTTATAAACCATATAAAATAACACCTAAATTTGAAGTTTCAGGTAACTTTTTTAGAGTTATATTACCAAATATGAATTATTCTTTGGGAAACATGATTGAAGAAAAACCAACCAATATGTCACCAAATGTCACCAAAAGCAACCAAACTCTTTCTAATGTTCAAAATAAGATTATTGAACAGATTCGTAAAGATTCCAATATAACGGTTAGCGAATTATCCGAGATCATTGGAAAAGAAAGAAGGACAATATTAAGGAATATAAAGAAATTAAAAGAACAAGGTTTGCTTGATAGAAAAGATGATGAATACTCCGGTTCGTGGATACTCAAATAA
- a CDS encoding DUF3788 domain-containing protein — translation MLEKTPTNEEIIMLIGQHRFDIWVKLTELIEMKYDMEKLCNSGGKKWTYEYKYRRGGKTLCCLYAKPDVFGFMLIFGKLDREKIESIRSNLSADICKIYDEAATYHDGKWVMFEISDTSFFSDFEKLLQIKRKPNN, via the coding sequence GTGTTAGAAAAAACGCCAACAAATGAAGAAATAATTATGTTAATTGGACAACATCGTTTTGATATATGGGTAAAACTAACGGAACTAATTGAAATGAAATATGACATGGAAAAACTGTGTAATAGTGGCGGGAAGAAATGGACTTATGAGTATAAATATCGTAGAGGCGGAAAAACCTTATGTTGTTTGTATGCTAAACCAGACGTTTTTGGATTTATGCTAATCTTTGGTAAGTTAGATCGTGAAAAGATTGAAAGTATTCGTAGTAATCTTTCTGCTGATATTTGTAAGATTTATGATGAAGCCGCAACTTATCATGACGGTAAATGGGTAATGTTTGAAATTTCAGACACATCATTTTTTTCTGACTTTGAGAAACTATTGCAAATCAAACGTAAACCGAATAATTAA